A region of Pyxidicoccus parkwaysis DNA encodes the following proteins:
- a CDS encoding alpha-amylase family glycosyl hydrolase gives MRYVNKWSALLLAGLWGCGEPALESQQQQDFGPQTATVYQPLSASTRPGMGASVYSGGTTFRVWAPLAKTVYVKGDFSGWNGIALGSEGNGNFSGDVSGAVKGQKYKFVTINQWDGSAEHADPRSAWQENSSGASIIYDQGTYFWKSQQFSTPPFNEMVIYEMHVGTLYDSPGGGPGNWTSAIAKLDYLRDLGVNMVEVMPAFEFAGDFSWGYNAAYPFAPESAYGTPDDMKRFVDEAHYRGIGVIFDVVHNHYGPSDLPMWCFSGDCLGSGGEYFYTDWRKNTPWGSTRPDYGRPEVRAYIRDSMMSLTNAFRADGLRWDATKYMRTSDGNEGNSIGDAWTVFRSINREINSTQPWKISIAEDFGAGDSITNDATSDTSGGGGFDAQWAGEFVHPVRQAVIESNDANRDMNAVKNAITQRFSGRHTARIIYTESHDEVANGHSRVPEEIWPGNAGSWASKKRSTLAAGIVFTSPGVPLMFQGQEILEDGYFSDGDPVDWNKLNSFGGIKTLYRDLIRMRRNWSNNTRGLRGGNVNVYHVNNTNKVIAYHRWDVGGPGDDVVIVANFSGTYFSSYNVGFPRGGLWYARFNSDWNGYSSDFGNTATLDTNANAGAKDGLGYNGTIKLGPYSLVVFSQ, from the coding sequence ATGCGGTACGTCAACAAATGGAGCGCGCTGCTACTGGCCGGCTTGTGGGGCTGTGGCGAGCCTGCTCTCGAGTCGCAACAACAACAGGATTTCGGGCCGCAGACCGCCACCGTCTATCAGCCGCTGTCGGCTTCGACGCGTCCCGGCATGGGCGCGTCCGTCTACTCGGGCGGTACGACGTTCCGCGTCTGGGCGCCGTTGGCGAAGACCGTCTACGTGAAGGGCGACTTCAGCGGCTGGAACGGCATCGCGCTGGGCAGTGAGGGCAACGGCAACTTCTCCGGCGACGTGTCCGGCGCGGTGAAGGGCCAGAAGTACAAGTTCGTCACCATCAACCAGTGGGATGGCAGCGCGGAGCACGCGGACCCGCGCTCGGCGTGGCAGGAGAACTCGTCCGGCGCCAGCATCATCTACGACCAGGGCACGTACTTCTGGAAGTCGCAGCAGTTCAGCACGCCGCCGTTCAACGAGATGGTCATCTACGAGATGCACGTCGGCACGCTCTACGACTCGCCCGGTGGCGGCCCCGGCAACTGGACCAGCGCGATTGCCAAGCTGGACTACCTGAGGGACCTCGGCGTCAACATGGTGGAGGTCATGCCGGCGTTCGAGTTCGCCGGTGACTTCTCCTGGGGCTACAACGCGGCCTACCCCTTCGCGCCGGAGAGCGCGTACGGCACCCCCGACGACATGAAGCGCTTCGTGGACGAGGCGCACTACCGCGGCATCGGCGTCATCTTCGACGTGGTGCACAACCACTACGGCCCCAGTGACTTGCCCATGTGGTGCTTCAGCGGGGACTGCCTCGGCTCGGGCGGCGAGTACTTCTACACGGACTGGCGCAAGAACACGCCGTGGGGCAGCACGCGTCCGGACTACGGCCGCCCCGAGGTCCGCGCGTACATCCGCGACTCGATGATGAGCCTGACGAATGCCTTCCGCGCGGACGGTCTGCGCTGGGACGCCACCAAGTACATGCGCACCTCGGACGGCAACGAGGGCAACAGCATCGGCGATGCGTGGACGGTGTTCCGCTCCATCAACCGCGAAATCAACTCGACGCAGCCGTGGAAGATCTCCATCGCGGAGGACTTCGGCGCGGGTGACTCCATCACCAACGACGCCACGTCGGACACCTCGGGCGGCGGCGGCTTCGACGCGCAGTGGGCGGGCGAGTTCGTCCACCCCGTCCGCCAGGCCGTCATCGAGTCGAACGACGCGAACCGCGACATGAACGCGGTGAAGAACGCGATTACGCAGCGCTTCAGCGGCCGGCACACCGCGCGCATCATCTACACGGAGAGCCACGACGAGGTGGCCAACGGCCACAGCCGCGTGCCGGAGGAAATCTGGCCGGGCAACGCCGGGAGCTGGGCGTCCAAGAAGCGCTCCACGCTGGCGGCGGGCATCGTGTTCACCTCGCCCGGCGTCCCCCTCATGTTCCAGGGCCAGGAGATTCTGGAGGACGGCTACTTCTCCGACGGCGACCCGGTGGACTGGAACAAGCTGAACTCGTTCGGCGGCATCAAGACGCTGTACCGCGACCTCATCCGGATGCGCCGCAACTGGTCCAACAACACGCGCGGCCTGCGCGGCGGCAACGTCAACGTCTACCACGTCAACAACACCAACAAGGTGATTGCCTATCACCGCTGGGACGTCGGTGGCCCGGGCGATGACGTGGTCATCGTCGCCAACTTCAGCGGCACGTACTTCTCCAGCTACAACGTGGGCTTCCCGCGCGGCGGTCTCTGGTACGCGCGCTTCAACAGCGACTGGAACGGGTACTCGTCCGACTTCGGCAACACGGCGACGCTGGACACCAACGCCAACGCCGGCGCCAAGGACGGCCTGGGCTACAACGGCACCATCAAGCTCGGGCCCTACTCGCTGGTCGTCTTCTCGCAGTAA
- a CDS encoding serine/threonine-protein kinase: MSKAHDAELGLALAEGVLRRDEADALGAEAHRQGRSPLELLMARGKLSEESFLSLRGRLRGGTGPEGSASEPAGDGPSPEAGMPLKPQTSEGSDRELDGPSPEAGMPLKPQTSEGSDRELEGPPTEGGGTPTPESQAAALDFPVPDWDRYQPVRLLGQGGMGRVFLAYDLRLRRNVALKFVRGDDMELARRFVAEARAQARVRHPSVCQVYEVGEVRGRVYIAMQHVDGQPLGALVRTLTAEQKALVLRDAAEGVHAAHHAGLIHRDVKPSNILVERAEDGTLRTYVLDFGLARDWNDGHTASGTVLGTPHYMAPEQARGETGRLDRRADVYGLGATLYHLLTGEPPIPGDNGLEVLSNVATVEPRRPRTLDADLPVDLEAIALKCLEKDRSARYDSARALAEDLERFLSGEPVRARATGLGYRLRKRLHRHRRLVALAAAALVVVGVAVGQAVLARREVAERERLARRFTEKVEGIEALARYSGLAPLHDTRADRQKLRERMRALEAEMTTAGAPALGPGHFALGRGYLALGDEVSARRHLEEAWALGDREPRLAYALALVMGHLYQARRLEAERLREPGPRESLLAELRRRYRDPALAYLRQAGDAEGPSPEYVPALIAFHEDRPDEALALLEKGTCDSWSFEVPQLQGDILLVRATRHWNAGKSAEARADFEAGRRALASAAAIGESVPSVHLALAQLEYAALVMELYGQGDVAPPLERATAALSRALTAAPDLYEAHVLKASLHRRLGEQRTGRGEDAQAPLDEAVASARAALALAPGRPEARLELGLSLWQRARYQLARSQNPRESLREAAEVFESISPEDRNYHFHADLGLVFKLLADYEDQTGGDSLSYRERSIASFRAALQLDERVPDAFINLGAAYLRRASHPRGSPEEDLGRAAEALSRARALNPGQLVPYFYEGQVHEELARRTRARGGDARPELERALALYQQGVAINASVAPLHFGVGAILIAKARESQERGGDPFPLLDEAQAAYERGLALAPKGGLGDNNVGEVHAWRARFHRERGEDPRPSVRAAVASYQRAIEKLPRHAVPRANLGRVLHTLATYQMEHGQDPGPELARAEETLRGALALNPREAEAWRYLGEVHAVRAGWLARRGQEGAVELQAAERAFKKALELTPEDAEARLAFERFSRTLSRAR; encoded by the coding sequence ATGAGCAAAGCACATGATGCGGAGCTGGGCCTTGCCCTGGCGGAAGGCGTGCTGCGACGCGACGAGGCGGATGCGCTGGGCGCGGAGGCTCACCGCCAGGGAAGGTCTCCGCTGGAATTGCTCATGGCGCGGGGAAAGCTCTCCGAGGAGAGCTTCCTTTCGTTGAGAGGCCGGTTGCGCGGAGGCACGGGGCCGGAAGGCTCAGCGTCCGAGCCCGCTGGCGATGGCCCTTCCCCCGAGGCAGGAATGCCTCTCAAGCCGCAAACATCGGAGGGCTCCGACCGCGAGCTCGACGGCCCTTCCCCCGAGGCAGGAATGCCTCTCAAGCCGCAAACATCGGAGGGCTCCGACCGCGAGCTCGAGGGTCCTCCCACCGAGGGCGGAGGAACTCCCACGCCGGAGTCGCAGGCGGCGGCGCTGGATTTCCCGGTGCCCGACTGGGACCGCTATCAACCCGTGCGGCTGCTGGGCCAGGGCGGCATGGGGCGGGTGTTCCTCGCATATGACTTGAGGCTGCGCCGCAACGTGGCCCTCAAGTTCGTCCGGGGTGACGACATGGAATTGGCCCGGCGCTTCGTGGCCGAGGCACGTGCCCAGGCACGCGTGCGCCACCCGAGCGTGTGCCAGGTGTACGAGGTGGGCGAGGTCCGCGGTCGCGTGTACATCGCCATGCAGCACGTGGACGGACAGCCGCTGGGCGCGCTGGTGCGGACGCTTACCGCCGAGCAGAAGGCGCTGGTGCTGCGCGACGCGGCCGAGGGCGTGCACGCCGCCCACCACGCTGGCCTCATCCACCGCGACGTGAAGCCCTCCAACATCCTGGTGGAGCGCGCGGAGGACGGCACCCTCCGGACGTACGTCCTGGACTTCGGGCTGGCTCGGGACTGGAACGACGGCCACACCGCGAGCGGCACGGTGCTGGGCACGCCCCACTACATGGCGCCCGAGCAGGCCCGGGGCGAGACGGGTCGCCTGGACCGGCGGGCCGACGTCTACGGCCTCGGTGCCACGCTGTACCACCTGCTGACGGGTGAGCCGCCCATCCCCGGGGACAACGGCCTGGAGGTGCTCAGCAACGTCGCCACCGTGGAGCCGCGCCGGCCCCGGACGCTGGACGCGGACCTGCCCGTGGACCTGGAGGCCATCGCCCTCAAGTGTCTGGAGAAGGACCGCTCGGCCCGCTACGACTCCGCACGCGCGCTGGCGGAGGACCTGGAGCGCTTCCTCTCCGGAGAGCCGGTGCGGGCGCGCGCCACGGGCCTGGGGTATCGGCTGCGCAAGCGGCTGCATCGCCACCGGCGCCTCGTCGCACTGGCCGCCGCCGCGCTGGTGGTGGTGGGCGTGGCGGTGGGGCAGGCCGTGCTGGCGCGCCGCGAGGTGGCCGAGCGCGAGCGACTGGCGCGCCGCTTCACGGAGAAGGTGGAGGGCATCGAGGCCCTGGCGCGCTACTCCGGCCTGGCGCCGCTGCACGACACGCGCGCGGACCGTCAGAAGCTGCGCGAGCGGATGCGGGCGCTGGAGGCGGAGATGACCACGGCCGGCGCTCCCGCGCTGGGGCCCGGCCACTTCGCGCTGGGCCGTGGGTACCTCGCCCTGGGAGATGAAGTCTCGGCGCGCAGGCATCTGGAGGAAGCGTGGGCGCTTGGAGACCGCGAGCCCCGGCTGGCCTATGCGCTTGCGTTGGTGATGGGCCACCTCTATCAGGCGCGACGGCTGGAGGCGGAGCGGCTGCGCGAGCCGGGCCCGCGCGAGTCGCTGCTCGCGGAGTTGCGCCGCCGCTACCGGGACCCGGCACTCGCCTACCTGCGGCAGGCGGGCGACGCCGAAGGGCCTTCTCCCGAGTACGTACCGGCGCTCATCGCCTTCCACGAGGACCGCCCGGACGAGGCCCTGGCGCTGCTGGAGAAGGGGACTTGTGACTCCTGGTCCTTCGAGGTGCCCCAGCTCCAGGGCGACATCCTGCTGGTCCGCGCTACTCGTCACTGGAACGCGGGCAAGAGCGCGGAGGCCCGTGCTGATTTCGAGGCGGGGCGCCGCGCCCTGGCCTCCGCCGCCGCCATCGGCGAGAGCGTGCCCTCGGTACACCTCGCACTGGCCCAGCTCGAGTACGCCGCCCTCGTCATGGAGCTGTACGGACAGGGCGACGTGGCGCCGCCGCTCGAGCGGGCCACGGCCGCACTCTCCCGCGCGCTCACCGCTGCACCAGACCTCTACGAGGCACACGTGCTGAAGGCGAGCCTCCACCGCCGGCTGGGCGAGCAGCGCACCGGGCGGGGCGAGGACGCGCAGGCGCCGCTGGACGAGGCCGTGGCCTCGGCGCGGGCCGCGCTGGCGCTCGCGCCCGGACGTCCGGAGGCCCGGTTGGAGCTGGGCCTGAGCCTCTGGCAGCGCGCGCGCTACCAACTGGCCCGCAGCCAGAATCCGCGCGAGTCGCTCCGCGAGGCTGCAGAGGTCTTCGAGAGCATCAGCCCCGAGGACCGCAACTACCACTTCCACGCCGACCTCGGCCTCGTCTTCAAGCTGCTGGCGGATTACGAGGACCAGACGGGGGGCGACTCGTTGTCGTACCGCGAGCGCTCCATCGCCTCCTTCCGCGCGGCGCTCCAACTCGACGAGCGCGTGCCGGACGCGTTCATCAACCTCGGTGCCGCGTACCTGCGGCGGGCCTCGCACCCGCGTGGGAGTCCCGAGGAGGACCTGGGCCGGGCCGCGGAGGCGCTCTCCCGGGCGCGGGCGCTCAACCCCGGGCAGCTCGTGCCGTACTTCTACGAGGGGCAGGTCCACGAGGAGCTGGCTCGGAGGACACGAGCGCGCGGTGGAGACGCGCGCCCCGAGCTGGAGCGCGCCCTGGCGCTCTATCAGCAGGGTGTGGCCATCAACGCTTCCGTGGCGCCGCTCCACTTCGGCGTGGGGGCCATCCTCATCGCCAAGGCGCGAGAGTCGCAGGAGCGCGGCGGTGACCCATTCCCCCTGCTGGACGAGGCCCAGGCCGCCTACGAGCGGGGCCTCGCCCTGGCGCCGAAGGGAGGGCTGGGTGACAACAACGTGGGCGAGGTCCACGCCTGGCGCGCTCGCTTCCATCGCGAGCGGGGCGAGGACCCGCGCCCGAGCGTCCGCGCGGCGGTGGCGTCCTACCAGCGGGCCATCGAGAAGCTCCCTCGCCACGCGGTGCCCCGGGCCAACCTGGGCCGCGTGCTCCACACGCTCGCGACGTACCAGATGGAGCACGGACAGGACCCGGGCCCCGAGCTGGCCCGAGCCGAGGAGACTCTGCGGGGCGCGCTTGCACTCAACCCGCGCGAGGCCGAGGCCTGGCGCTACCTGGGCGAGGTTCATGCGGTGCGCGCCGGCTGGCTCGCGCGGCGCGGACAGGAAGGAGCCGTCGAGCTCCAAGCGGCGGAGCGCGCCTTCAAGAAGGCGCTGGAGCTGACGCCAGAGGACGCGGAGGCGCGCCTCGCCTTCGAGCGATTCTCGCGGACGCTCAGTCGTGCGAGATGA
- a CDS encoding bifunctional metallophosphatase/5'-nucleotidase has product MKTTTAPARRVALLLPLALAVVLTADRASGAPPSAPAAPASRKVTLLHLADVYQVQPVEEGRRGGLARVATLRKQVLKETPDVVMVLGGDTLSPSVESLLTVDGKALKGRQMIDAWNALGLDYAVLGNHEFDFGDEALRERIRESHFTWLGANVTDAKTGKVFEGVKAYDVREVGGVKLGLFGVVVAETKKTSKPGPDTNFGDACEAARDAVAKLREAGATVVVGLTHLPLEEDRALAKCVKVDAILGGHDHTGAEDRSTGTPIFKVPADAVELGRLTLDVDAATGTVRKATWKRIPVTRKVPEDKEFNAAMKAYEPLFARLSERVGRTPVALDGRSVEVRTRETNLGSFVADAFRAAAGADVALVNGGALRADSVLPAGVVTRRELHAILPYEDSLVTVEVKGSTLKAALENGVSLAREDAKPGRFPQVSGLRFTYDASRPAGERVVDVKVGGKPLDADASYRLATLSFLVGGKDGYEMLKGLPSTPVQKGTPLDVLAEAFRTGKPAPRAKPEGRIVRTGDATLTKDARRPPAPLK; this is encoded by the coding sequence ATGAAGACGACGACAGCGCCGGCCCGACGCGTGGCCCTGCTCCTGCCGCTCGCGTTGGCCGTGGTGCTGACGGCGGACCGTGCCTCGGGGGCCCCGCCCTCCGCTCCGGCTGCGCCTGCCTCGCGCAAGGTGACGCTGTTGCACCTGGCGGACGTGTATCAGGTGCAACCGGTGGAGGAAGGCCGCCGCGGTGGGCTGGCGCGCGTGGCCACGCTGCGCAAGCAGGTGCTGAAGGAGACGCCGGACGTGGTGATGGTACTGGGTGGCGACACGCTGTCGCCGTCCGTGGAGTCGCTGCTGACGGTGGACGGAAAGGCGCTCAAGGGCCGGCAGATGATTGATGCGTGGAACGCGCTCGGCCTGGACTACGCGGTGCTGGGCAACCACGAGTTCGACTTCGGCGACGAGGCGCTGCGTGAGCGCATCCGCGAGTCGCACTTCACGTGGCTCGGCGCCAACGTGACGGACGCGAAGACGGGCAAGGTCTTCGAGGGCGTGAAGGCCTATGACGTGCGCGAGGTGGGCGGCGTGAAGCTGGGCCTGTTCGGCGTGGTGGTGGCGGAGACGAAGAAGACCTCCAAGCCGGGGCCGGACACGAACTTCGGGGACGCCTGCGAGGCGGCGCGGGACGCGGTGGCGAAGCTGCGCGAGGCCGGGGCCACGGTGGTGGTGGGGCTGACGCACCTGCCGCTGGAGGAGGACCGGGCGCTCGCGAAGTGCGTGAAGGTGGATGCAATCCTGGGCGGGCATGACCACACGGGCGCGGAGGACCGCTCCACGGGGACGCCCATCTTCAAGGTGCCCGCGGACGCGGTGGAGCTGGGCAGGCTCACGCTGGACGTGGACGCGGCGACGGGCACGGTGCGCAAGGCCACGTGGAAGCGAATCCCCGTCACGCGCAAGGTGCCGGAGGACAAGGAGTTCAACGCGGCGATGAAGGCGTATGAGCCGCTGTTCGCCCGGCTCTCCGAGCGCGTGGGCCGCACGCCGGTGGCACTGGACGGCCGCTCGGTGGAGGTGCGCACGCGCGAGACGAACCTGGGCTCGTTCGTGGCGGATGCGTTCCGCGCGGCGGCCGGCGCGGACGTGGCGCTGGTGAATGGCGGCGCGCTGCGAGCGGACTCGGTGCTGCCGGCGGGCGTGGTGACGCGGCGCGAATTGCACGCGATTCTTCCGTACGAGGACTCGCTGGTGACGGTGGAGGTGAAGGGGTCCACGCTGAAGGCGGCGCTGGAGAATGGAGTCAGCCTGGCGCGCGAGGACGCGAAGCCCGGCCGATTCCCGCAGGTGTCCGGTCTGCGCTTCACGTACGACGCGAGCCGGCCCGCCGGTGAGCGCGTGGTGGATGTGAAGGTCGGCGGCAAGCCGCTGGACGCGGACGCCTCGTACCGGCTCGCCACGCTGAGCTTCCTCGTGGGCGGCAAGGACGGCTACGAGATGCTGAAGGGGTTGCCCTCCACGCCCGTGCAGAAGGGCACGCCGCTGGACGTGCTGGCGGAGGCGTTCCGCACCGGCAAGCCCGCGCCGCGCGCGAAGCCCGAGGGCCGCATCGTCCGCACCGGTGACGCCACGCTGACGAAGGACGCGCGCCGGCCTCCGGCTCCGCTCAAGTAG
- a CDS encoding MBL fold metallo-hydrolase, with the protein MSLSFVTLGVGDAFSALRYSSCLAVEAEDQVLLVDCPHPIRKMMREASESSGVRLDADRVTAVALTHLHADHASGLEGLGYFSFFVLKKKLEVLAHPAVADRLWEGHLAAGMECLIERHGAAPNDKHFEDYYEHTPLSTESCVRHGPFLIESRMTYHHVPTTALRIHAGGRCLGYSADTAFDRDLIDWLSKADLMIHETNYGVHTPYEKLAALPAELRARMRLIHYPDDFDTGASVIEPLAQGRRYHV; encoded by the coding sequence ATGAGCCTGTCCTTCGTCACCCTCGGCGTCGGTGACGCCTTCTCCGCCCTGCGCTACTCCTCGTGCCTCGCCGTCGAGGCGGAGGACCAGGTCCTCCTCGTGGACTGCCCGCACCCCATCCGGAAGATGATGCGCGAGGCCTCCGAGTCCTCCGGCGTGCGGCTCGACGCGGACCGCGTCACCGCCGTGGCCCTCACCCACCTGCATGCGGACCACGCGTCGGGCCTGGAGGGCCTGGGCTACTTCTCCTTCTTCGTGCTGAAGAAGAAGCTGGAGGTGCTCGCCCACCCCGCCGTGGCGGACCGCCTCTGGGAAGGGCACCTCGCCGCCGGCATGGAGTGCCTCATCGAGCGCCACGGCGCGGCCCCCAATGACAAGCACTTCGAGGACTACTACGAGCACACGCCGCTCTCCACGGAGTCCTGCGTGCGGCACGGGCCGTTCCTCATCGAGAGCCGCATGACGTACCACCATGTGCCCACCACCGCGCTGCGCATCCACGCGGGGGGACGGTGCCTGGGCTACAGCGCGGACACCGCGTTCGACAGGGACCTCATCGACTGGCTCTCGAAGGCGGACCTGATGATTCACGAGACGAACTACGGCGTGCACACGCCCTACGAGAAGCTCGCGGCGCTGCCCGCGGAATTGCGCGCCCGGATGCGGCTCATCCACTACCCGGACGACTTCGACACCGGCGCGAGCGTCATCGAGCCGCTCGCACAGGGCCGCCGCTACCACGTGTGA
- a CDS encoding sigma 54-interacting transcriptional regulator codes for MTKKPFFDESTVGARGRREPESEPRRIPALTIVSHPVPGRAGERLLLESLASGGEVLLSRNAPDFMPPGKALGLPLAAPFLSRKPLRLTPGRDGGVRLHVDEDGTPVSVGRPVKGVLEWSREALAAGVPLELAERIVLLLHEEEEDLEEAPDSLGMVGGSVALRRVRRHISRVADLDVPVLIRGETGTGKELVARAIHQQSQRRKGPFISVNLGAIPRELATAELFGAHKGAYTGSTRDREGYFRAAHRGTLFLDEVGEAPPEVQVLLLRVLETGELFPVGASAPLSVDVRLIAATDAHLEARIDEGHFKAPLLHRLAGYEVHLPPLRERIEDLGPLFFHFAREELRALGEAHRLDSEDARAEPWLPVSLAVRLLRFGWPGNIRQLRNVTRQLIIGSRGQPFLRAEPRLLRELDSGAVPLPSFTVDDTPVSAPSSKAGSRRKPSDITEPELLAALRENAWDFQAAADQLGIPRPSVYDLVDRSPNIRTAGDLSPEEILRCHEECHGDLEAMTRKLEVSRRALSRRLKELGLAPKPQRLG; via the coding sequence ATGACGAAGAAGCCCTTCTTCGACGAATCCACCGTGGGCGCTCGCGGACGGCGCGAGCCCGAGTCGGAGCCCCGCCGCATACCGGCGCTCACCATCGTCTCCCACCCCGTGCCCGGCCGGGCTGGTGAGCGGCTCCTCCTCGAGTCGCTGGCCTCGGGCGGCGAGGTGCTGCTGTCGCGCAACGCGCCGGACTTCATGCCGCCGGGTAAGGCGCTCGGACTCCCGCTCGCGGCGCCCTTCCTGAGCCGCAAGCCGCTCCGGCTCACTCCGGGACGGGACGGAGGTGTGCGGCTGCACGTGGACGAAGATGGCACCCCGGTGTCAGTAGGCCGGCCGGTGAAGGGCGTCCTGGAATGGAGCCGCGAGGCGCTGGCCGCCGGCGTCCCGCTGGAGCTTGCCGAGCGCATCGTGCTGCTGCTTCACGAAGAGGAGGAGGACCTGGAGGAGGCACCGGACTCCCTGGGCATGGTGGGCGGGAGCGTGGCGCTGCGGCGCGTGCGCCGTCACATCTCCCGGGTAGCCGACCTCGACGTGCCGGTGCTCATCCGAGGCGAGACGGGGACGGGCAAGGAGCTGGTGGCGCGGGCCATCCATCAGCAGAGCCAGCGCCGCAAGGGGCCCTTCATCAGCGTCAACCTCGGCGCCATCCCCCGAGAGCTGGCCACCGCCGAGCTGTTCGGCGCGCACAAGGGCGCGTACACGGGCTCCACGAGGGACCGCGAGGGCTACTTCCGCGCCGCGCACAGAGGCACCCTCTTCCTGGACGAAGTGGGCGAGGCACCGCCCGAGGTGCAGGTCCTGCTGCTGCGCGTGCTGGAGACGGGCGAGCTGTTCCCCGTGGGCGCCAGCGCGCCCCTCTCGGTGGACGTGCGGCTCATCGCCGCGACGGATGCCCACCTGGAGGCGCGCATCGACGAGGGCCACTTCAAGGCCCCGCTGCTGCACCGGCTCGCCGGCTACGAGGTGCACCTGCCGCCCCTGCGCGAGCGCATCGAGGACCTGGGCCCGCTCTTCTTCCACTTCGCCCGCGAGGAGCTGCGGGCGCTCGGCGAGGCGCACCGCCTGGATTCCGAGGACGCGCGCGCCGAGCCATGGCTCCCGGTGTCGCTGGCGGTGCGGCTGCTGCGCTTCGGGTGGCCCGGCAACATCCGCCAGCTGCGCAACGTGACGCGGCAGCTCATCATCGGCAGCCGTGGCCAACCCTTCCTGCGCGCCGAGCCCCGGCTGCTGCGGGAGCTGGACTCCGGCGCCGTGCCACTCCCCTCCTTCACCGTGGACGACACGCCCGTGTCCGCGCCGTCCTCGAAGGCCGGCTCCCGGCGCAAGCCCTCGGACATCACCGAGCCGGAGCTGCTCGCCGCGCTGCGAGAGAATGCATGGGACTTCCAGGCGGCGGCGGACCAGCTCGGCATCCCCCGGCCCTCTGTCTATGACCTCGTGGACCGCAGCCCGAACATCCGCACCGCCGGAGACCTGAGCCCGGAGGAAATCCTCCGCTGCCACGAGGAGTGCCATGGCGATTTGGAGGCCATGACGCGGAAGCTCGAAGTCTCGCGCCGGGCGCTGAGCCGCCGCCTCAAGGAGCTGGGCCTTGCGCCGAAGCCCCAGCGGCTGGGCTAG
- the coaD gene encoding pantetheine-phosphate adenylyltransferase, translating into MTIAVYAGSFDPVTAGHLSVVRQAARLFGHVVVVVAVNPNKRSLLSADERMALVREAVRLHPNVTVARTEGLIVDFAREIGASVLLRGVRGATDAQFETELAQNNRALAPELSTLFLPAEAHLAEVSSSGLKERVARGEDVSAFCPPAVAAKLRERLAPSVRSQP; encoded by the coding sequence ATGACCATCGCCGTCTACGCCGGCAGCTTCGACCCCGTCACCGCCGGACACCTGTCCGTCGTCCGGCAGGCCGCGCGCCTCTTCGGCCACGTCGTCGTCGTGGTGGCCGTCAATCCCAACAAGCGCTCCCTCCTGTCCGCCGACGAGCGAATGGCCCTCGTGCGCGAGGCCGTGAGGCTCCACCCCAACGTCACCGTGGCGCGCACCGAGGGCCTCATCGTGGACTTCGCTCGCGAGATTGGCGCCAGCGTCCTGCTGCGCGGGGTGCGCGGCGCCACCGACGCCCAGTTCGAGACGGAGCTCGCGCAGAACAACCGCGCCCTCGCGCCGGAACTGTCCACCCTCTTCCTCCCCGCCGAGGCCCACCTGGCCGAGGTGAGCAGCAGCGGACTCAAGGAACGCGTCGCGCGCGGCGAGGATGTTTCGGCCTTCTGCCCACCCGCCGTCGCGGCGAAGCTGAGAGAACGACTCGCACCCTCTGTCCGGAGCCAGCCATGA